One window of the Leptolyngbya iicbica LK genome contains the following:
- a CDS encoding S-layer homology domain-containing protein: protein MNYGQAIRAIASLVTLGLLTGCAGSSLGDNVQQSLEADPQLEESAPFGDDAADSETDRSAAEATSEDSDIAATDTAPASDATNSPRRRELTPPDYTRSSYSTPRSTAQSTATTQPSESRGSLKGVPADLQPYLRDLQALAGVELAITSRSNNNSTASTGESPFTQTITRREYARWLFETYNAIYADEPGERLRLGNSSDDPIFQDVTSEDSDFAVIQGLAAAGLIPSAVAGNSTDVNFRPDAPLTRADLILWKVPLDTRAALPTTTPEAVKTAWGFQDVDSVEALALRAIAADFQLGDFANFSRAFGYTTLFRPEKTVSRAEAAAVLWRFGTQTEGVSAADLLAD from the coding sequence ATGAATTACGGCCAAGCCATTCGGGCGATCGCGAGTCTGGTAACCCTGGGGTTGCTCACGGGGTGTGCGGGCAGTTCCCTGGGGGACAACGTGCAGCAGTCTTTAGAGGCCGACCCCCAACTAGAGGAGTCGGCTCCCTTTGGTGACGATGCTGCTGACAGTGAAACGGACCGTTCCGCCGCCGAGGCGACGAGCGAGGACTCTGACATTGCCGCAACCGATACGGCACCCGCTAGCGATGCGACGAATTCCCCTCGCCGCCGCGAGTTAACACCCCCGGATTACACGCGCTCCTCCTACAGTACCCCCCGTTCCACTGCTCAATCAACAGCAACCACTCAGCCCTCTGAGTCGAGAGGTTCGCTCAAGGGGGTACCTGCCGATTTGCAACCCTACCTTCGTGATTTGCAAGCTTTGGCCGGTGTGGAATTAGCGATCACCTCCCGCTCCAACAACAATTCCACCGCCAGTACTGGCGAATCGCCCTTTACCCAAACCATCACTCGGCGAGAATATGCCCGCTGGTTATTTGAAACCTACAACGCGATTTATGCCGATGAACCGGGTGAGCGCTTGCGTCTCGGCAATTCCAGTGATGACCCCATCTTTCAAGATGTCACCTCAGAGGATTCCGATTTTGCCGTTATTCAAGGTTTGGCCGCAGCGGGGTTGATTCCCAGTGCGGTGGCGGGTAATAGCACTGACGTGAACTTTCGCCCTGATGCGCCCCTGACTCGAGCCGACCTGATTTTGTGGAAGGTGCCCCTCGATACGCGCGCGGCGCTGCCCACCACAACTCCAGAAGCGGTCAAAACGGCTTGGGGGTTCCAAGATGTCGACAGTGTTGAAGCCCTGGCGCTGCGGGCGATCGCGGCAGACTTTCAACTGGGGGATTTTGCGAATTTCAGTCGAGCGTTTGGCTACACCACTCTCTTTCGCCCCGAGAAGACTGTGAGCCGAGCCGAAGCGGCCGCTGTGTTGTGGCGGTTTGGCACTCAAACTGAAGGTGTGAGCGCTGCCGACCTGCTGGCCGATTAA
- a CDS encoding aspartate carbamoyltransferase catalytic subunit, whose amino-acid sequence MAETRWNHRHILSLSRFTPTDYDTVVNTAVSFDEVLSRRNKKVPTLQGKVVTNLFFEPSTRTRSSFELAAKRLSADVLNFAPGSSSLTKGETILDTAKTYLAMGADIMIIRHAATGVPHAIAAELDRLKTGVGVLNAGDGQHEHPSQALLDLLTLCTVLNPEKPSIDSLKGKKIAIVGDIIHSRVARSNIWSLTACGATVHLAGPPTLLPPEFGAGFQRSPVDPPDLQRQLVQHTDLDAALEGADFVMTLRLQRERMTQHLLPSLREYHRQFGLSHQRLQACAPDVKVLHPAPVNRGVEITSELMDDSERSLISQQVTSGVATRMALLYLIGTGGQSAADIGQ is encoded by the coding sequence GTGGCTGAAACCCGTTGGAACCATCGACATATCCTGTCGCTGTCACGGTTTACCCCAACTGACTACGACACTGTGGTTAATACTGCCGTCAGCTTTGACGAAGTGCTGTCGCGGCGAAACAAAAAGGTGCCGACTTTGCAAGGTAAAGTGGTCACTAATCTGTTTTTTGAGCCGTCGACCCGGACCCGCAGCAGCTTTGAACTGGCGGCCAAGCGGCTGTCGGCGGATGTGCTGAACTTTGCCCCCGGTAGTTCCTCCCTGACGAAGGGTGAGACCATTCTCGATACGGCTAAAACCTATCTGGCCATGGGCGCTGACATCATGATCATTCGTCATGCGGCGACGGGTGTGCCCCATGCGATCGCCGCCGAGCTGGATCGGTTGAAAACCGGGGTGGGCGTGTTGAATGCGGGTGATGGGCAACATGAGCATCCGTCGCAAGCATTGCTAGATCTTTTGACCCTCTGCACAGTGCTGAATCCGGAAAAACCCAGCATTGATTCGCTCAAAGGCAAAAAGATTGCGATCGTGGGCGACATTATTCATTCTCGTGTGGCGCGATCCAATATCTGGAGTCTGACCGCCTGTGGTGCCACCGTTCACCTCGCCGGGCCACCCACGTTATTGCCACCGGAATTTGGGGCGGGATTTCAGCGATCGCCCGTCGATCCTCCCGATTTACAGCGTCAACTCGTCCAGCACACCGACCTCGATGCCGCTTTGGAGGGAGCCGATTTTGTCATGACTTTGCGGCTACAACGCGAGCGCATGACCCAACATTTGTTGCCCAGCCTGCGGGAATATCACCGCCAGTTTGGCCTCTCGCACCAACGCCTCCAAGCTTGTGCCCCGGATGTGAAGGTGTTGCATCCGGCCCCAGTCAATCGTGGCGTCGAAATCACCTCCGAATTGATGGATGATTCGGAGCGCAGTCTGATTAGTCAGCAGGTCACCAGCGGCGTCGCCACTCGCATGGCCCTCCTCTACCTCATCGGTACGGGCGGCCAGAGTGCTGCCGATATTGGCCAGTAA
- a CDS encoding methyltransferase, whose product MRTQQLQISHLTVQLMEHPEVWSPLSAVEMLSFLVEHGILKALDQQQVLDFGTGSGIVGIVCGLLGATSVTLSDYSAIAAQVAAANARQNGLTNVMGVQSDRFQQIPPTPYDLVISNPPVQPWLFTNLDQPDNRTQVAAWNEAGADGRLVLDALLTTAMQFLGPGGRLITSSSSRHGHRQTLNLLDTYWPQRWRQIYAAQHAILPDYHGPYIQIWQHLQALDGDLRIYQLDERDRRFAPQTDAAGNPIVITELSLSGPPQPTILRLLPSGDWAAESPQGDRLTILSAQDDRLPGKATSEHWYYEYYLFEAWREG is encoded by the coding sequence ATGAGAACCCAACAGCTCCAGATTTCTCACCTGACGGTTCAACTGATGGAGCATCCCGAAGTTTGGTCGCCGCTCAGTGCGGTGGAGATGCTCTCGTTTTTAGTCGAGCACGGCATTCTTAAAGCCTTAGACCAACAACAGGTATTAGATTTTGGCACGGGTTCAGGCATTGTGGGCATTGTCTGCGGGCTGCTAGGCGCAACTTCGGTCACCCTGAGCGATTATTCGGCGATCGCCGCGCAAGTCGCCGCCGCTAATGCCCGTCAGAATGGCTTAACCAACGTGATGGGAGTGCAGAGCGATCGCTTCCAACAAATCCCTCCGACTCCTTACGACTTGGTGATCAGCAACCCCCCGGTGCAGCCTTGGCTGTTCACGAACCTCGATCAGCCTGATAACCGGACTCAAGTCGCTGCGTGGAATGAAGCGGGAGCCGATGGCCGTCTCGTGCTCGACGCGCTGTTGACCACGGCGATGCAGTTTTTAGGCCCGGGCGGGCGGTTGATTACCTCATCATCATCACGCCATGGGCATCGCCAAACCTTAAATTTATTAGATACCTATTGGCCCCAGCGCTGGCGCCAGATTTATGCCGCTCAGCATGCCATTCTGCCCGACTATCACGGCCCGTACATCCAGATTTGGCAACACTTACAGGCGTTAGATGGCGACTTACGAATCTATCAGCTAGACGAACGCGATCGCCGCTTTGCCCCCCAAACGGATGCGGCTGGCAACCCCATCGTCATTACTGAATTGTCCTTATCGGGACCGCCTCAGCCCACGATCCTTCGCTTGCTACCGTCTGGCGACTGGGCCGCTGAGTCCCCCCAGGGCGATCGCCTCACAATCCTCAGTGCTCAGGACGATCGCTTGCCAGGAAAAGCCACCAGCGAGCACTGGTACTACGAATACTATCTATTCGAGGCCTGGCGCGAGGGTTGA
- a CDS encoding sugar phosphate nucleotidyltransferase has product MKAMILAAGKGTRVRPITYTIPKPMIPILQKPVMEFLLDLLKHHGFDQIMVNVSHLANEIEGYFRDGQRFGVEIAYSFEGRIEDGQLVGDALGSAGGMKKIQEFSPFFDDTFVVMCGDALIDLDLTEAVRQHKEKGAIATVVMKSVPIKQVPSYGVVVTGEDGRIKSFQEKPKVEEALSTDINTGIYIFEPEIFNYIPAGMEYDIGGDLFPKLVAAGAPFYGIRMDFEWVDIGKVPDYWQAIQDVMTGQVKLIDIPGEEVKSGIYTGLNVKVNWDKVDIQGPVYIGARAHIEDGATIIGPTMIGPNCAICSNAIVDRSVIFEYSRIGPGVRLVDKLVFGRYCVDKTGASIDMQAAALDWLITDTRQAELAKPPIEHHEIAELLGQQS; this is encoded by the coding sequence ATGAAAGCCATGATTCTGGCCGCTGGTAAGGGAACACGGGTTCGGCCCATCACTTATACAATTCCGAAACCGATGATCCCAATTTTGCAAAAGCCAGTAATGGAGTTTTTGCTTGACCTCCTCAAGCATCATGGTTTCGACCAGATCATGGTCAATGTGAGTCACCTCGCCAACGAAATCGAAGGCTATTTCCGGGATGGTCAGCGCTTTGGGGTTGAAATCGCGTATTCCTTTGAGGGCCGTATCGAAGATGGCCAACTGGTCGGCGATGCTTTGGGCTCTGCTGGCGGCATGAAAAAAATTCAGGAGTTTTCGCCCTTTTTTGATGACACTTTTGTCGTCATGTGTGGAGATGCATTGATTGATCTCGACTTAACTGAGGCAGTCCGCCAGCATAAAGAGAAAGGGGCGATCGCCACCGTCGTGATGAAATCCGTGCCGATCAAACAGGTGCCCAGCTACGGCGTCGTGGTTACTGGCGAAGATGGTCGCATTAAGTCCTTTCAAGAAAAGCCCAAGGTCGAAGAAGCCCTGAGTACTGACATCAATACTGGAATCTATATTTTTGAACCCGAAATCTTCAACTACATTCCCGCCGGGATGGAATATGACATTGGGGGAGACCTGTTCCCGAAATTAGTAGCCGCCGGAGCCCCTTTCTATGGCATCCGCATGGACTTTGAATGGGTTGATATCGGTAAAGTCCCCGACTATTGGCAAGCTATCCAAGACGTCATGACTGGACAGGTCAAACTCATCGATATTCCGGGGGAAGAGGTCAAGTCGGGTATCTACACGGGATTAAACGTCAAGGTGAACTGGGACAAAGTCGACATCCAAGGGCCGGTCTATATTGGAGCCAGAGCCCACATCGAGGATGGCGCGACCATTATTGGGCCGACGATGATTGGCCCGAACTGCGCAATTTGCAGCAACGCGATCGTCGATCGCAGTGTCATCTTTGAATATTCTCGCATTGGCCCTGGTGTGCGCCTGGTCGACAAGTTAGTGTTTGGTCGTTACTGCGTCGATAAGACCGGCGCTTCCATTGACATGCAGGCGGCTGCCCTCGACTGGCTCATCACTGATACTCGCCAGGCCGAACTCGCTAAACCGCCGATCGAACACCATGAAATTGCCGAATTACTCGGCCAGCAGTCTTAA
- a CDS encoding ABC transporter ATP-binding protein: MVNRLQTTMTSQPSTIAASPGVSFTPRQMLWQVAKKYPLKIIASIITGFSGALFNGIGTALVVPIMLSLLGQDAILKDGPPIFQMLLAPFQGLPETYRYAAMALAALLLIVLKNASNYLSALASGMLSRAMTSDLQRQGLDMILSVDLEYFGKAQVGELVNRLGGEMNRAATAITATIRLFVTVATVLVFLGILLSISWQLTIVATLLLPISSLVVQILVKRTKHYSRAFTRLNSLYSGGLVELISGIRLVKSVVAEDREYERFAGYINEREDLNLKIQMNSGIVNPLGEVLNISVLFILILLARWLFQDQLASLAAVMVTYLVLLNRLLPYISQVNSGRNQLAQVSASVDIVHNLLRTDNKSFMQNGAISYSGLNEGIEFRNVCFHYPDVQNPVLQNINLKLPKGTTLALVGSSGAGKSTLADLVPRFFDPTAGQILVDGQDLKSFNIAQIRKAMGIVGQETFLFNNTVRYNLAYGNFEATDAEILDAAKRANAYDFIMNLPEGLDTMIGDRGVMLSGGQRQRLAIARALVQNPEILILDEATSALDTVSERLVQEAIDELSRDRTTLVIAHRLSTVRKADQIAVMASGQVVELGTHESLIKQNGTYSKLCQLQFQDENSEQDRTSQQIAETSYKFRSNLNNMTGLLSILEYEEDETEHASIMEKILEMLEEMLQDLEKVEGGAS; encoded by the coding sequence ATGGTTAATCGGCTACAGACAACAATGACCTCTCAACCCTCTACCATCGCTGCGTCTCCAGGAGTGTCCTTCACCCCCCGACAAATGCTATGGCAGGTCGCGAAGAAATATCCTCTGAAAATTATCGCTAGCATTATCACCGGCTTTTCGGGTGCCTTATTTAACGGTATTGGCACCGCGTTGGTGGTACCGATTATGTTGAGTTTGCTGGGGCAAGATGCGATCCTCAAAGACGGCCCGCCGATCTTCCAAATGCTCCTAGCCCCCTTTCAAGGTTTACCCGAAACCTATCGATACGCCGCGATGGCATTAGCAGCACTGTTGCTGATTGTTTTAAAGAATGCCAGCAACTATTTGAGTGCACTCGCTTCTGGAATGCTCTCTCGGGCGATGACTTCTGACTTGCAAAGGCAAGGCTTAGACATGATTTTGAGCGTTGATCTGGAGTATTTTGGCAAGGCTCAAGTGGGTGAACTCGTGAATCGGCTAGGCGGTGAAATGAACCGAGCTGCTACCGCAATCACTGCAACCATCCGACTCTTTGTGACCGTTGCTACTGTCTTGGTTTTTCTAGGCATACTGCTATCAATTTCTTGGCAACTAACCATTGTCGCCACCCTTTTACTACCCATATCAAGTCTGGTCGTGCAAATCTTGGTGAAACGGACAAAACACTACAGTCGGGCGTTCACTCGCCTGAACAGCTTGTATTCTGGAGGGTTGGTCGAGCTAATTAGCGGCATTCGATTGGTCAAGTCTGTGGTTGCCGAAGATCGAGAATATGAACGCTTTGCCGGGTATATCAACGAGAGAGAGGATCTCAACCTCAAAATCCAGATGAATTCTGGAATCGTCAATCCATTAGGTGAGGTGCTCAATATCTCGGTGTTATTTATTTTGATCTTGTTAGCACGATGGCTATTTCAAGACCAACTCGCATCACTTGCTGCGGTCATGGTGACTTATCTGGTTCTACTTAATCGTCTGTTACCCTACATCTCACAAGTCAACAGCGGTCGCAATCAACTAGCTCAAGTATCAGCATCAGTCGATATTGTTCATAACTTATTACGCACCGACAATAAATCTTTCATGCAAAATGGTGCGATATCTTATTCCGGACTGAACGAAGGCATTGAGTTTAGAAATGTCTGTTTTCACTATCCAGATGTTCAAAATCCAGTACTTCAGAATATTAACCTGAAGCTACCAAAGGGGACTACGCTCGCCCTAGTGGGATCTTCGGGAGCGGGAAAATCAACCCTAGCGGACTTAGTGCCTCGATTTTTCGACCCGACAGCAGGTCAGATTTTAGTCGACGGCCAAGACCTCAAAAGTTTCAATATTGCTCAGATCCGCAAAGCGATGGGCATTGTCGGTCAAGAAACTTTTTTGTTCAATAACACCGTGCGCTATAACCTCGCCTATGGCAATTTTGAAGCCACGGATGCTGAAATCTTAGATGCGGCTAAGCGTGCAAATGCCTACGATTTCATCATGAATTTGCCGGAGGGCTTAGACACGATGATTGGCGATCGCGGGGTGATGTTATCTGGTGGTCAGCGACAGAGATTGGCGATCGCTCGTGCTCTGGTGCAAAATCCCGAAATCCTCATTCTCGACGAAGCCACTAGCGCACTGGATACAGTTTCAGAGCGATTAGTCCAAGAAGCGATTGATGAGTTGAGTCGCGATCGGACAACATTAGTAATCGCTCACCGCCTCTCAACGGTTCGCAAAGCTGACCAAATTGCCGTAATGGCGAGCGGGCAGGTCGTTGAGTTAGGAACTCACGAAAGTCTCATAAAGCAAAACGGAACTTATAGTAAGCTTTGCCAGCTGCAGTTCCAGGATGAAAATTCAGAGCAAGATAGAACAAGTCAGCAAATAGCAGAAACTTCATACAAATTCCGCTCTAACTTGAACAACATGACAGGATTGTTGTCAATTTTAGAGTATGAAGAAGATGAAACTGAACATGCAAGTATCATGGAAAAGATACTTGAAATGCTCGAAGAAATGCTGCAAGATCTCGAGAAAGTTGAGGGCGGAGCATCCTAA
- a CDS encoding polysaccharide pyruvyl transferase family protein, translated as MITNLHVIDPKNIGDLYSSPLKYFDFPGYACKATDIRSFTREDLQDNHLIVGGGGLIFNRFLPEFQTIAAAFTKGKRILWGAGYQIYGCNPSRWPKDFDFSPYLSGFDLVGLRDKGTAYEWVPCPSCMHPAFDKDRTPEHEFVVFSHKKFQINIPGLPRLSNKESNFEKVLDFLGSGETILTSSFHGAYWGTLLGRRVLAFPFSSKFFTLQHSPAFYPVEKWTQAKFKFALFGKVLHTSNYDNEKFSCVTQNWIQHALKSPIYPDLVEECRAKNRAFYHQVMNVLAD; from the coding sequence ATGATTACTAATTTACATGTGATAGATCCTAAAAATATCGGGGATCTATATTCGTCGCCTCTAAAGTACTTTGATTTTCCAGGATATGCTTGCAAAGCTACTGATATACGTAGTTTTACTAGAGAAGACTTGCAAGACAACCATCTTATTGTTGGCGGCGGTGGGCTGATCTTCAACCGGTTTTTGCCTGAGTTTCAAACGATTGCGGCTGCTTTTACCAAAGGTAAGCGCATTTTATGGGGAGCTGGATATCAAATTTATGGATGTAACCCAAGTCGATGGCCTAAAGACTTTGACTTTTCTCCCTATTTATCCGGCTTTGACTTAGTTGGGTTGCGAGATAAAGGCACTGCGTACGAGTGGGTTCCTTGCCCTAGTTGTATGCACCCAGCCTTTGATAAAGATCGCACACCAGAACACGAGTTTGTTGTTTTTTCTCACAAAAAATTCCAGATTAATATCCCAGGTCTACCGAGACTCTCTAATAAAGAAAGCAACTTTGAAAAAGTGTTAGACTTTTTGGGCTCTGGTGAGACTATCCTGACCAGTTCTTTCCATGGCGCTTACTGGGGAACACTCCTAGGGCGACGTGTACTGGCTTTTCCATTCAGCAGCAAATTTTTTACCTTACAGCACTCTCCGGCTTTTTATCCGGTAGAAAAATGGACTCAAGCAAAGTTTAAATTTGCTTTGTTTGGAAAAGTTTTGCACACGTCAAATTATGATAACGAGAAGTTCTCGTGTGTCACACAAAACTGGATTCAACATGCTCTCAAGTCTCCTATTTACCCAGATCTTGTAGAAGAGTGTCGAGCGAAAAATCGTGCTTTCTATCATCAAGTGATGAATGTCTTAGCCGATTAA
- a CDS encoding glycosyltransferase: protein MLASKQAQVVVWQPYFRGGGAEAVALWILEALQDDFDVSLHTLANVDLAKLNMMYGTHLSEERIEVISSIPRSLSGLAYSAMAKSEIIRMGLVYLTIHHLKKKSLQYDAAFSAFNAIDMGCVGLQYLHWVRVVETSPEKAPLWYRALMKWVDFSYESLQDNVSISNSCYTADQVKKTYDMDSMVVYPPVVTDIDALPWDKKEKAFLCSGRLVEAKSPHRVINILKAVRQKGFEVDLHITGGGGGVYANKYQRSLRKLIQENSDWVHLHQDLPYADYLKIVAKCRYGIHWKPEPFGISVAEMVKGGMVPFVKSKGGQIEIIGDDHAEFLSFSKDDEAVQKIVKVLSGEKLQESLRQSLEKRKKLFTTQRFTKQIRDIVYEFIENKKVC from the coding sequence ATGCTCGCTTCGAAACAGGCACAAGTAGTCGTTTGGCAACCTTATTTTAGAGGTGGTGGAGCGGAAGCAGTTGCTCTATGGATTCTAGAAGCGCTCCAAGATGATTTTGATGTCAGTCTCCACACGTTGGCCAATGTGGATCTAGCAAAGCTAAATATGATGTATGGCACCCATTTATCTGAAGAGAGAATTGAAGTGATTTCTTCAATTCCTAGAAGTTTAAGTGGCTTGGCCTATTCAGCAATGGCGAAAAGCGAAATCATCAGAATGGGGCTAGTATACCTGACTATTCATCATCTAAAAAAGAAGTCGTTGCAATACGATGCCGCTTTTTCTGCCTTTAACGCCATTGATATGGGATGCGTCGGCTTACAATACTTGCACTGGGTTCGTGTAGTTGAAACATCTCCAGAGAAAGCTCCACTTTGGTATCGCGCTTTGATGAAATGGGTTGACTTTTCTTATGAGAGTTTGCAGGATAATGTTTCGATCTCGAATTCATGTTACACGGCCGATCAAGTCAAAAAGACGTACGACATGGATTCTATGGTTGTCTATCCTCCTGTAGTAACAGACATAGATGCACTACCTTGGGACAAAAAGGAAAAAGCTTTTCTTTGTAGCGGGCGACTGGTTGAAGCAAAGAGTCCTCATCGTGTAATCAATATCCTCAAAGCCGTTCGTCAAAAGGGCTTTGAGGTTGACTTACATATTACTGGTGGAGGTGGAGGAGTTTATGCAAATAAATATCAAAGAAGCCTGCGGAAACTCATCCAGGAGAACTCTGATTGGGTGCATTTACATCAAGATTTACCTTATGCAGATTATCTAAAGATTGTTGCAAAATGTCGCTATGGAATTCACTGGAAACCTGAGCCATTTGGCATCTCAGTTGCAGAGATGGTAAAGGGTGGCATGGTACCTTTTGTCAAATCAAAGGGAGGACAGATTGAGATCATTGGAGATGACCATGCTGAATTCCTTTCCTTTTCTAAGGATGACGAGGCTGTACAAAAGATAGTCAAGGTTCTCAGTGGTGAGAAATTGCAAGAGTCGCTTCGGCAATCGCTAGAAAAGCGCAAGAAACTTTTCACAACTCAAAGGTTCACGAAACAAATAAGAGATATTGTTTATGAGTTTATCGAGAACAAGAAAGTGTGTTAG
- a CDS encoding polysaccharide pyruvyl transferase family protein, whose amino-acid sequence MKLYHWKPDDTFKNFGDDLNPWIWNQYIPNILDEDDSQVFIGIGTLLNYNLPKNTRKARFRIVFGSGVGYGNYVPELDDTYHVYCVRGPLSAQKLGIPDQLAVVDSAFLIRKLYDFGKRKKRYRCSFMPHFQNSCESWRAICQHLGWGYIDPAAPLEEVMVKIDETEILLTEAMHGAIVADAFRVAWLPIVTTPNILAFKWHDWCQSIGVEYYPHHIGRLFDFRQKNDLLDPLRQAKGWLRRREAASSLSKIAKQAQPTLSKEQTAKELTERLVEKLDCFKADFRSGKFS is encoded by the coding sequence ATGAAGCTTTATCACTGGAAACCTGATGATACTTTCAAGAATTTTGGAGACGATCTAAATCCCTGGATTTGGAATCAGTACATACCGAATATTTTGGATGAGGATGACTCTCAGGTATTTATCGGTATCGGTACTCTGTTAAACTATAATCTCCCTAAAAATACTCGTAAGGCAAGATTTAGGATTGTCTTCGGTAGTGGGGTAGGTTACGGGAACTACGTTCCAGAACTTGATGACACTTACCATGTTTATTGTGTGCGGGGACCCCTCTCAGCCCAAAAATTAGGCATCCCTGATCAGCTAGCGGTAGTGGATTCAGCATTTTTAATTCGAAAACTTTATGATTTTGGTAAAAGGAAGAAACGATATCGATGTTCTTTCATGCCTCACTTTCAAAATTCTTGTGAGTCTTGGCGAGCTATCTGTCAGCACTTGGGATGGGGATACATTGACCCTGCCGCTCCTCTCGAAGAGGTTATGGTGAAGATTGATGAAACAGAAATTTTACTTACGGAAGCAATGCACGGGGCAATTGTTGCCGATGCCTTCCGAGTTGCCTGGCTCCCGATTGTGACAACGCCAAATATTCTTGCCTTTAAATGGCATGATTGGTGTCAATCGATTGGAGTTGAATATTACCCTCATCATATTGGTCGGCTCTTTGATTTTCGCCAGAAGAATGACTTGCTAGATCCATTACGTCAAGCAAAGGGATGGCTTAGACGTAGAGAAGCGGCGAGTAGTTTATCTAAAATTGCGAAACAAGCTCAGCCTACTCTCAGTAAGGAACAGACTGCCAAAGAGTTGACCGAACGTCTTGTCGAAAAGCTCGACTGTTTCAAGGCAGATTTCCGGAGTGGAAAGTTTTCTTGA
- a CDS encoding sulfotransferase — protein MFKVKQKISKVYKDFKPREFHCYCIGAAKTGTTSIASSFSKSYRSGHEPETKKTNRLIIDYLEGEVSVDTLKQKLRERDERLRLEVESAHPLGYVSGVLAEIFPHALFIVTLREPLSWLRSRLNYHYSANPSAWEEYRDYFWTQRHQKYEPEEIALQKWNLCSLDTYLSQYADHYNRVLSQVPESRRLLVLTSDINLRLPEIANFVGANPRKLLIAHSKRSDNKIDPLDSINKQFVDERIMHHCGDLISNFFPDKLRDYL, from the coding sequence ATGTTTAAGGTCAAACAAAAAATTTCTAAAGTTTATAAAGATTTCAAACCGAGAGAATTTCACTGCTACTGCATAGGAGCTGCAAAAACTGGGACAACATCGATTGCTTCGAGCTTTAGTAAAAGCTATAGATCAGGGCATGAGCCAGAAACCAAGAAAACAAATCGCCTTATTATTGATTACTTGGAAGGGGAGGTTAGTGTAGACACATTGAAGCAAAAGCTGAGAGAGCGGGATGAAAGATTACGATTAGAAGTCGAATCTGCACATCCATTAGGATACGTTTCTGGAGTACTCGCTGAGATATTTCCCCATGCTTTGTTCATAGTGACATTACGGGAACCACTTTCTTGGCTTCGCTCTCGTCTGAACTATCACTACAGTGCTAATCCATCAGCGTGGGAAGAGTATAGAGATTACTTCTGGACACAGCGTCACCAGAAGTATGAACCAGAAGAGATTGCACTTCAAAAATGGAACCTTTGTTCTCTTGACACTTATTTGAGTCAGTACGCTGATCATTATAATCGGGTGCTATCTCAAGTTCCTGAATCCAGAAGATTACTGGTTCTGACATCAGATATTAATCTTCGGCTTCCAGAAATTGCTAATTTTGTAGGTGCGAATCCTAGAAAACTCCTCATCGCCCATAGCAAGCGTTCTGACAATAAGATTGATCCTCTTGACAGCATAAACAAGCAATTTGTGGATGAGCGTATTATGCATCACTGCGGTGACCTAATTTCGAATTTTTTTCCTGACAAATTAAGAGACTATTTGTAG
- a CDS encoding helix-turn-helix domain-containing protein has product MGMRLRVFLTSEEDRTLRELRRATTIPQRVKDRADVVRMNARGDYVETITAYFNWHVETVHKTLKRWQTVGLAVYGKLLGAAKRIGDREL; this is encoded by the coding sequence ATGGGAATGCGATTGCGTGTATTTCTCACCTCTGAGGAAGACCGAACCCTGCGAGAGTTACGCCGAGCCACGACCATTCCTCAACGGGTGAAGGATCGCGCCGACGTGGTGCGGATGAATGCTCGGGGGGATTATGTTGAAACCATCACCGCTTACTTCAATTGGCATGTGGAGACGGTGCACAAGACGTTGAAGCGTTGGCAAACAGTTGGTTTGGCGGTTTATGGGAAGCTCCTGGGCGCGGCTAAGAGAATAGGAGATCGAGAGCTTTGA